A region from the Spiroplasma taiwanense CT-1 genome encodes:
- a CDS encoding Cof-type HAD-IIB family hydrolase, with protein sequence MKWWFSDYDGTINLQHNDYIDPRDLNFINEWIKEGNYFAIATGRMENEIAPVLERQNIKWNYMVCNNGAVVYEKGVGAILNASIPMNLRTEIIELFEAIRNKYILGYCIKDQRRDYSKVSTKEIDNNEFLSKYAPKENNFEIGKNEILNSPDLNLLYFYINEDQVEEVKELLKNKLIGCKAVRTHKNVIEIMKEEVSKAQAIREIQKLKNFSLNDLLTSGDGENDIEMLSMTKNSFAMNGHQPGVEKHATFLINNVFEIKNKIN encoded by the coding sequence ATGAAATGATGATTTTCAGATTATGACGGAACAATCAATTTGCAACATAATGATTATATTGATCCAAGGGATTTAAATTTCATAAATGAATGAATTAAAGAAGGTAATTATTTTGCAATTGCAACAGGAAGAATGGAAAATGAAATAGCACCTGTTTTAGAACGTCAAAATATAAAATGAAATTATATGGTTTGTAATAACGGAGCAGTTGTATATGAAAAAGGGGTAGGAGCAATTTTAAATGCATCAATCCCCATGAACTTAAGAACCGAAATTATAGAATTGTTTGAAGCAATTAGAAACAAATATATTTTAGGATATTGTATAAAAGATCAAAGAAGAGATTATTCAAAAGTAAGTACAAAAGAAATAGATAACAATGAATTTTTATCAAAATATGCACCAAAAGAAAATAATTTTGAAATTGGTAAAAACGAAATTTTGAACTCACCTGATTTAAATTTATTATATTTTTATATTAATGAAGATCAGGTAGAAGAAGTCAAAGAATTATTGAAAAATAAATTAATTGGTTGCAAAGCTGTAAGAACACATAAAAATGTAATCGAAATTATGAAAGAAGAAGTTTCAAAGGCACAAGCCATTAGAGAAATTCAAAAATTAAAAAATTTTTCATTAAATGATCTTTTAACTAGTGGAGATGGAGAAAATGATATTGAAATGTTAAGCATGACAAAAAATTCTTTTGCAATGAATGGTCATCAACCAGGAGTAGAAAAACATGCTACATTTTTAATTAATAATGTCTTTGAAATTAAAAATAAGATAAATTAG
- a CDS encoding HAD family hydrolase: protein MHDWKKENKFIIATGRSKKEAIEILKRNNLDFDYLITNNGAILYDKNQNILIEKQLIWK, encoded by the coding sequence ATTCATGATTGAAAAAAGGAGAATAAATTTATTATAGCAACAGGAAGATCAAAAAAAGAAGCTATAGAAATATTAAAAAGAAATAATTTAGATTTTGATTATTTAATTACAAATAATGGAGCTATTTTATATGATAAAAACCAAAATATATTAATTGAAAAACAATTAATATGGAAGTAA
- a CDS encoding HAD hydrolase family protein yields the protein MTSGDGENDVEMLKAYKNSFAMKSEKKLAKNQQNILLTELEI from the coding sequence TTAACTAGTGGAGATGGAGAAAATGATGTTGAAATGCTAAAAGCATATAAAAATTCATTTGCAATGAAAAGTGAAAAGAAACTTGCAAAAAATCAGCAAAATATCTTATTGACAGAGTTAGAGATATAA